The Candidatus Korarchaeota archaeon NZ13-K genome window below encodes:
- a CDS encoding 50S ribosomal protein L7ae, which yields MTRDKPSYVRFEVPKDLVPKILELVQMSRTTGGKLRKGVNETTKAVERGEALFVVIAEDVNPPEIVAHLPLLCEDKGIPYAYVPSKEELGKAAGLEVSASSVAVLDAGQAKSLLEALKDKMKEIKGS from the coding sequence ATGACGCGGGACAAACCCTCCTACGTGAGGTTTGAGGTCCCCAAGGACCTCGTACCCAAGATCCTCGAGCTGGTCCAGATGTCCCGGACCACGGGAGGAAAGCTGAGGAAGGGAGTAAATGAGACGACCAAGGCCGTGGAGAGAGGAGAGGCCCTCTTCGTCGTTATAGCTGAGGACGTCAATCCTCCGGAGATAGTGGCACATCTACCACTGCTCTGCGAGGACAAGGGTATACCATACGCATATGTCCCATCGAAGGAGGAACTGGGCAAGGCCGCGGGTCTCGAGGTATCAGCCTCCTCGGTGGCTGTGCTCGACGCAGGACAGGCCAAGAGTCTGTTAGAGGCTCTGAAGGACAAGATGAAGGAGATCAAGGGTTCCTGA